The DNA window tattattattattattattattattataaggtgcgttcgattgaccgtattccggaataggaatacatggaatagaagttagaaatccttcgcttttacgtcGATTCATATTAAAAtggtcaaacacctgctaaaatgctattttaaagatatctttattatccttgttgctttaaaacactaaacataccgttttaaatcgtGTCtttacgtattcttattccggaatagggtcaatcgaacgcagcCTTAATAgccccttctccaaaatggcaaCCGGGAATTCACATaagttgaaattaaaaactaataCTGGAAATAGAAAGAACACCTTTACTGTAGTAACCCTGCAAGGTTTCGGCATATCAGGTGTAATATCAGCTGTGAAAATGTACAGGTGTTTGCATGATTGGTGGGTATGGCGTATACCGCCAGTAATACAATCgtctgtaaatttgtcaaatttcaacttacattttctcagctgatattgacacctaatacgctgaaactttgcagggttactaaagttaAGGTACTCTTTCTATTcctggtatcagtttttcattcagttcaattttaactcagTCAAATCCGTTGccaccattttggagaagggtgtATTAGGCGCACGACGAGTGTCCCCTAGATCTTCTCTCCAAAGTCGACATCACTCACGTTTGGGAATACTGTCAAAGGGTTTGACAGtgatgacgcagtggtgagagcactcacctcccagcaatgtggcccgggttcaattcccagactcggcgtcatatgtgggttgagtttgttggttctctactctgcacagtgagattttctcctggtactccggtttcccctctcctcaaaaaccaacacttgacttgatttgcattaattgttaatttcaatttatgtTGTCCCTATTTCAAAGTCATTTAATCACCTCGTACCTCGCAACTTATCATCTTCATGGTGGCTTGATAGCTTCATTTGAGAGTGTAGATTCTTTGCAACCATTCTCTATAGACACAggtaacaatgctgcaatgcagaattgctggtggacgaacaggTTTTCAActttaaggaaacttgttttgaaaagttttGGCCAATTATCAATTAAATTACCGTTCTATTTCATGGTATATATGATGCACTGACTCAAATTCCTTTTTAGGGGACATTCTCATTGGATTTAAACAGCACATCTTTATAATTCCAAACACACAACGTAGGTGAAAAACTAAATGACTTTCAATTAGTTTCTCTTTTAACCtttcaatttaaattaaaaCCTCAGttgaaaggttaaaaaaaattatgctttTCGGAATAGCATAATTATGTTGAATGTAATGTATGCAGAGTACTAATTGCTATAATCATGACCGACAATCAATATTTGTGCATAATTTCCAATTATTAGTTAATTTATTTTGCAAATTATAATGTTAACCTTCAATTAACAATTAAAACTGTGTTGTAAGGTCAAAAAGCATGCCTTGCGGAAAAGCATAATTTGTTGAATGAGCTGTATGCAGAGTactattaattataattattataggcGACAATCAATTCCGATGATTAGTTAATTTATTCTACATAATTATGCGATTCTACGAGAACGTCTTTGTCCATCGGTTAGGACGCTTGATTTGTTTGCGAATGCTCCAGGTTCAAATCAATTTCATGCAGGCCACTGCCTGTAGTTGCCTTCAGTGAATTTAAAGacgctatgtcacgcaaaatgatgtaatttcatgacacccaaaatacCCGAACATTGCAATAACtgcttaaaactgttgaacaacataaaagaactACAGCAAGAGGAAAGAGAAGcgtggatggacacaaatggacaagatcgaaacggattgcatttgggtaaatattgtttttttgtttcatggcATTCATAATCTTAGCCGCACTGATGTCGAATGTCAGTGGAGGAAAAGAAAATCAAGCGCTTCTTTATCTTCACAAGCCGTGTCAGAGATGTTTCCTCCACCTAAGAAGTATACGCCGCTATCAAGAAAGCCAACCGATATTGACCGCGCTGAGCTTTACAAAGATTTGAAGGAGTATGGAAGGTTTACAGGCCTTTGTTGGCTCCTCAGCCCAGAGCCACAACCTGTTTCAGCCGGACTTCCCATTCCCACAATTGAGGAGATCATTTTCTCTGAAGAGTTTCTTAAAACTAGAGGGATTCAAGAGCAACTAGATTGTTTGGTTCGTCGCTGCAGAATATCAAGCGAAGACATAGTAAAAATCAGTGACTTAACAGTTGGCCAACGTGATAACCCTGCCTGGCATTTAGCCAGAAAGGGGCGCCTAACCGCTAACAACTTTGGTGTTGTCCTCAAGGCAAAACGAATTACTCCCTCACTTCTTAGACGGCTTTTGGGAGAGTATGATTTGTCAAGGGTAAAGGCAGTGCAATGGGGAGTAAATAATGAAGAAGAAGCCATCAAGGCATTTACTGCCAAGACAGGAAAAAGTGTGGAACACACTGGGATCTGGTTCCATTCCTCTGGAATTCTTGGTGCCTCTCCAGATGGCATTGTTGATGATCAAACTGTTCTTGAAGCCAAGTGCCATTACACTGAGCGTAACATGACCATTGAGGAAGCAGTCCAATCTTCAGCAACATTTTGTCTTGAGAAATGTGAAAGTGAACAGTGCTACACCTTGAAGAACGATCATATATACTGGCACCAGGTACAAGGAGAAATGTATTTTTCGCAAagaaaattttgttattttgttgtttggacTACAAAGGATACTGCTGTTATAAGAATTGAAAGGGACGACACTTGGGCAGCTAATATTCCCCTCTTgacacaattttattttaatcataTTTTTCCCAAAGTAGTTGAGGGGGAATTGtagatttcagttttcagtgttGTCAGTGTTGTATTATAGACTCATGGGCTCATCCTGAATTgtttgattttatttaaaacacaattAACTTTCTGATGCTACAGGTTTTTCTTTGAGCACATTAAGCACTTTAAAGGCACAATAATAACGAACGTTGATTGAAATAAACAGGACACCAACAAAGGGATTCTCCTTAAATGTATTTACTCTAATATTGTTTCAAATATGAGGAAGCACCTTAAGTGGGATTTAAGGCAAAAAGCTGTAATACTGTACTGGTACGTATGATTTCAAGTTAATAAAATAGGATCGTTAGTCgttgttgctgtttttcttttttctgtggGCATATATTGTTGTTGACAAAACCTGAACATTTGGGAGTTGTTCCAAAATAGTTAGCCCTAACCCTTGGGTAAGTCCTATAAAACCTATAAGCTCCCATGGCTAACCCAGGTTAGCACTAATCATACTTCGAGCCAGTCAGGCCTAGTAAATGCATACCTTCACAGTTGAATATCAAtgattaataaataattaataaaaaggaTTGTGAAGATAAAACTATGGCATttgaataacaacaataacaataatccAACAAATTATTTGTTAAATTATGCAAAGACCATATCTTCACATCCCTCTTTGATCAATGGAAATTGCAAATTAACAAGAGCAGCACACAATTGAAAAAGTGTATCAGCATAACATCGCAAATAGGATGGAATAAAACTTAAAATTCTGAAGTCTTTTAGTCTTGCATTGGCTCTTTCCACATGGATTCGGCATTTGGCTATGGCCTTGGTGGACTTGATCTCACTCTCTGAAAATGTTCCATTGTTAAAAAATGGTGGGATGTTAACAGAAATGCCGTGTGGCAAAATGTCTTGAATTAAGAAACCTTTGTCTGCTAGGATCATGTCTCCCGCTGTCAAGTGTTTAAGTAGACCTGATTGTTGGACAATGGCCTTGTCAGAAATGGATCCAGGGTATAATTTACTGACATAGGTGATGACAGCATTTGGTGCGACACCTGGTCCAACAATAACTTTGAAAGAGTTCATACCCCTATATGCAGAATATGTGGCATTTTGCTGACTCATCAAGCTGGGCGCTGCAACCTCTATGTCTGTGCAGTCTATGACAATTCTACATGAACTGAACTGCCTGAAGGAGGATGGTGTTGATAACTTATTTTTGTCTCGTGAAGGAATTGTCATGAGATCATCAAACAAAATGCTGTGCAAAACATGAATGAATGTTGTGACAATGTTTGAAATTGTTGATACACTGCAATGAAACAGTTGTGCTAGATGAAGATTTGTGTAGTTCTGTCTTACTTTCATCAAAGTAATAAAAATTTGGTCTTCAAAACTTATTGATTCCACTTTCCAGCCAATTAATGGAATCTTTGAATCTGTAGGTATATTTGACAACAATATTAAAAATTTCCTTCGTTGGAAGCCCGGTCTCCATTCTAACACAGTGTACCGTTTTGTTTTGTAATCGGACTTTTCCTCCAAAATCTTTAGCTTTCTATCGGCCACATCAAGCATAGCTTCCAGGATAACATCCTGTGTTGTTCTGGGATTTTCTTCTATAGTGGATGGCTGTTCATTAGTCCTTGCATTCTCTATCATCTCACATAGAGTCTTTCCCTTTTCCtcatactttttctttttctttggaggTGGTCCCCTTTGTTCAGGGAACAACTTGTTCTGATTCCTTTCGTAAACCTCTGGGCCATTTCTTTTGTCACCGTCCCTGAAGTGACAGCTACAAACCCTTGAATGTTTACTGGGGTCTCTGTCTTTCCTCCTATTTGTCGAGAAATAGAAAGAAATCTTGAAGTCATACTCTAActattcagaaaaaaaaaaaatctcaacaAAAAGGATAAAATGGAACCTGAGTGAGTTTTAACTTCATGAACACATGAAGGGCTTTAAGGCTCCTCTGAACGGAAGCGTAGAAAAATACTTAAATTTTTAAGCGCTTGGAAGCTGGATCTCAAAGGACAACTAAGCTTTTTGCATCGACTACATTTAAGGTCAAGTACATATGAGAGAGTCAAGCAAGCCCTAATTGTAAAGAATGAAAGCAACTCGTAGCCCATAGATTCGAAGTTCAAGAATAAACGTTCGAGGAACCCTTCCGCTCGGTCGTCGGAATTCGTGCGGAGCGAGTCAGAAATATTAACTACCAGACAggtttgaacaattttttttagtgACATGGCATTCACGGGCATCGTTTCTCACATTATTAGACGGATCCAGCGCCTGTACTCCTCATTCTGCTTTGTAGCACTTGGAAATGCAAAGAAGTTGCATGTCTTCCCTTCGGACGTATGGTTGCACGTTGGGGcaaaacaatagaccattttgaTCACTTCTTCGAAGAAAGAGGTCAGTAAAACAACTTCTGATCCATTGTTCGCTTAACCTTCAATTGAAAGAACCTTCTGTGCGATAACAATGGATAATTACAGGTCTTGACCTTTCGAACAACGAAATGCGTGACACACGCTCTGCAACTTTCAGGATTTGTTTGGAACTGAGTTTTTTAGCGCCATGGCAACGTGACTTCACACTTTATAACTCTATTGTTCAAATATTTCCAACAGCTTGTATTTTAAAGAGTACAATAGATGCTTAATCGCACAAAAGGACAATAAAACGTGTTAATTCCTTCATCTTGTTATTTTCGGGTTCTTGCCTTAGTGCATGACTGACCTGTattattttctaattttttcgGTTTCAAATATGAAATCTTACTGCTAAATGTGTTAATAGTTCAAAGTAGAAGCATATCACCCCGGTGTGTACTCTTTTGCGATTTTGTTCTTAACTCACTGATGTCACAATTGTGAATCCCCTGCACTATTTTCAATACTTCAGTGTGGACATAAAGTTTAATCTAAGTTCatagttctttttaaaaataattacatgaCACTGATTCTTTCACAATTTAAACCCAAATTTAGGTGCatttgtggaaactgcttaGCCATGACAACTGGGCGGGAAAGTGTTTGCTGTCGCGAACACCAAAAGTCATGTGATAAGATACCACCTGCCATGTCTTGTATCACAGAAAATGAGAATTTTAGTGCTGTATGTACAAATCCAGCTGTCATCGAGACAGCTTTCAATCAGTATTTAGAAA is part of the Montipora foliosa isolate CH-2021 unplaced genomic scaffold, ASM3666993v2 scaffold_432, whole genome shotgun sequence genome and encodes:
- the LOC137988873 gene encoding uncharacterized protein; the protein is MFPPPKKYTPLSRKPTDIDRAELYKDLKEYGRFTGLCWLLSPEPQPVSAGLPIPTIEEIIFSEEFLKTRGIQEQLDCLVRRCRISSEDIVKISDLTVGQRDNPAWHLARKGRLTANNFGVVLKAKRITPSLLRRLLGEYDLSRVKAVQWGVNNEEEAIKAFTAKTGKSVEHTGIWFHSSGILGASPDGIVDDQTVLEAKCHYTERNMTIEEAVQSSATFCLEKCESEQCYTLKNDHIYWHQVQGEMYFSQRKFCYFVVWTTKDTAVIRIERDDTWAANIPLLTQFYFNHIFPKVVEGEL
- the LOC137988859 gene encoding uncharacterized protein, which translates into the protein MKVRQNYTNLHLAQLFHCSVSTISNIVTTFIHVLHSILFDDLMTIPSRDKNKLSTPSSFRQFSSCRIVIDCTDIEVAAPSLMSQQNATYSAYRGMNSFKVIVGPGVAPNAVITYVSKLYPGSISDKAIVQQSGLLKHLTAGDMILADKGFLIQDILPHGISVNIPPFFNNGTFSESEIKSTKAIAKCRIHVERANARLKDFRILSFIPSYLRCYADTLFQLCAALVNLQFPLIKEGCEDMVFA